The Paramisgurnus dabryanus chromosome 6, PD_genome_1.1, whole genome shotgun sequence genome has a window encoding:
- the slc25a42 gene encoding mitochondrial coenzyme A transporter SLC25A42, giving the protein MDQVRMGNPVHEQQGALTQGEVLPRPSSSQSEGLHQGRRVLNSLLSGALAGAVAKTAVAPLDRTKIIFQVSSNRFSAKEAYRLIYRTYLKDGFFSLWRGNSATMVRVIPYAAIQFCAHEQYKRILGRYYGFQGKALPPVPRLLAGSLAGITAAMLTYPLDMVRARMAVTPKEMYSNILHVFVRISREEGLKTLYRGFTPTILGVVPYAGLSFYTYETLKKLHTERTGRPQPYSYERLAFGACAGLIGQSASYPLDVVRRRMQTAGVTGHTYGTIAGTMREIVAEEGVIRGLYKGLSMNWVKGPIAVGISFMTFDLTQILLRKFQLLGYNAR; this is encoded by the exons ATGGATCAGGTCAGGATGGGTAATCCTGTTCATGAACAACAGGGGGCGCTCACACAGGGAGAGGTGCTGCCACGCCCCTCCTCCAGCCAATCAGAG GGTTTACACCAGGGTCGAAGGGTTCTTAACTCTTTACTGTCAGGAGCGCTTGCAGGCGCTGTGGCTAAAACAGCCGTCGCCCCTCTGGACCGAACTAAAATCATCTTCCAAG TGTCATCAAACCGATTCTCAGCTAAG gaagcGTACAGGTTAATTTACCGCACGTATCTTAAGGATGGATTTTTCAGTCTGTGGAGAGGAAACTCGGCCACTATGGTTCGAGTGATCCCATACGCTGCCATTCAGTTCTGTGCTCATGAACAGTACAAGAGGATTCTGGGACGGTATTACGGCTTTCAGGGCAA agcTCTGCCTCCTGTACCTCGACTGTTGGCTGGTTCACTGGCCGGCATCACAGCTGCCATGCTTACGTACCCGCTGGATATGGTCCGTGCACGTATGGCTGTCACACCCAAAGAAAT GTACAGTAACATCCTGCACGTGTTTGTCCGAATCTCACGTGAGGAGGGATTGAAGACGCTTTATAGAGGATTTACTCCCACTATATTAGGTGTCGTACCGTATGCAGGACTCAGTTTCTATACCTATGAGACCCTGAAGAAACTTCACACAG AGCGCACGGGCCGTCCACAGCCGTACTCATACGAGCGCCTGGCATTCGGGGCATGCGCGGGACTGATCGGTCAATCCGCCTCTTACCCGCTGGATGTGGTGCGCAGGCGCATGCAGACGGCGGGTGTCACGGGTCACACGTACGGCACCATCGCGGGCACCATGCGGGAGATCGTAGCGGAAGAGGGCGTGATCCGCGGTCTCTATAAGGGTCTGAGTATGAACTGGGTCAAAGGTCCGATCGCCGTGGGCATCAGCTTCATGACCTTCGACCTCACGCAGATCCTCCTGCGCAAATTTCAGCTGTTAGGTTATAATGCACGATAG
- the armc6 gene encoding armadillo repeat-containing protein 6 isoform X2: MAKRRITQDTFDAVVRENIEEFDMEGSEALNEAIEQFESQGVDLSSIIKAIPKVSSEENTEEQTHEVLKALESLKSASSTSLLDDLKLFTQQCSLGFAQRYLAAQKEAYPTILACCQRTREEKESLSVALEALSALTDGQPDLLDAEGREFLISTLSEHRTDPALTCLCIRIVRHFCLKHENNRQALVKAGVLPLLTASITSHMQRPEVVREACGALRIMTFDDDVRVPFGQAHEHARMIVIEQNGLKVIVEAAKAHTGNTSVLSELCATLSRLTVRNEFCQDIVDLGGLQFMITLLADSLDCQELVKQVLSALKGIAGNDDVKDAVVNAGGAELIVMAMNRHMSNAQVCEQGCAALCVLALRKPNNCKVIMDSGGALAALQAMKTHPTDVNVQSCMLLRNLVARTRDYSQMILEMGAEALITQALAAHRDCDDVGRAALRDLGCQVELRELWTGKKGSLSR; encoded by the exons ATGGCCAAACGCAGAATAACCCAGGACACATTTGATGCTGTGGTCAGAGAAAACATTGAAGAGTTTGACATGGAGGGCAGTGAAGCATTGAATGAAGCTATTGAGCAGTTTGAGTCTCAAG GTGTGGACCTCAGCAGCATCATTAAAGCCATTCCAAAAGTTTCTTCTGAAGAAAACACAGAGGAACAAACTCATGAGGTTCTGAAG GCTTTAGAGTCACTGAAATCTGCATCGTCCACATCGCTGCTGGATGATCTAAAGCTCTTCACCCAGCAGTGTTCACTCGGCTTCGCTCAGAGATACCTGGCAGCACAGAAGGAAGCGTATCCCACAATCCTCGCTTGTTGTCAGAGAACTAGGGAGGAGAAAGAGAGTCTCTCTGTCGCACTTGAAGCACTCTCGGCGCTTACGGACGGCCAACCCGATCTCCTGGACGCGGAAGGACGGGAGTTTTTGATCAGTACTTTAAGCGAGCACAGGACGGACCCCGCTCTCACCTGTCTGTGCATTCGTATCGTGCGGCACTTCTGTCTGAAACATGAGAACAACAGACAGGCTTTGGTCAAGGCGGGTGTGTTGCCGCTGCTCACCGCAAGCATCACGAGCCACATGCAACGTCCCGAGGTCGTGAGGGAAGCCTGTGGCGCGCTGAGGATCATGACCTTTGATGATGATGTGCGTGTTCCTTTTGGTCAAGCCCATGAACATGCCAGGATGATCGTGATAGAGCAAAACGGACTGAAGGTCATTGTTGAAGCAGCTAAAG CTCATACGGGGAACACGTCAGTGCTCAGTGAACTGTGTGCCACTTTGTCCCGACTAACGGTGAGAAACGAATTCTGTCAGGACATCGTTGACCTGGGAGGACTGCAATTCATGATAACATTGCTGGCTGACAGTTTAGACTGTCAG gAGCTTGTGAAGCAGGTGCTTAGTGCATTGAAGGGCATCGCAGGAAATGATGACGTCAAAGATGCCGTTGTGAATGCGGGCGGGGCAGAACTCATCGTCATGGCCATGAACCGCCACATGTCCAATGCACAG GTGTGTGAACAGGGATGTGCTGCACTGTGTGTTCTGGCTCTGCGTAAACCCAATAACTGTAAGGTCATCATGGATAGCGGTGgagctctggctgccctgcaGGCTATGAAAACTCATCCAACTGATGTCAATGTACAG TCGTGTATGCTGCTGAGGAACCTGGTGGCTCGTACACGTGACTACAGTCAGATGATATTGGAGATGGGAGCGGAGGCGCTGATAACACAGGCTTTGGCCGCTCACAGGGACTGCGATGACGTGGGTCGAGCCGCTCTCAGAGATCTCGGCTGCCAGGTTGAACTGCGAGAACTGTGGACGGGCAAGAAGGGAAGTCTGAGCCGTTGA
- the armc6 gene encoding armadillo repeat-containing protein 6 isoform X1, with protein sequence MAKRRITQDTFDAVVRENIEEFDMEGSEALNEAIEQFESQGVDLSSIIKAIPKVSSEENTEEQTHEVLKALESLKSASSTSLLDDLKLFTQQCSLGFAQRYLAAQKEAYPTILACCQRTREEKESLSVALEALSALTDGQPDLLDAEGREFLISTLSEHRTDPALTCLCIRIVRHFCLKHENNRQALVKAGVLPLLTASITSHMQRPEVVREACGALRIMTFDDDVRVPFGQAHEHARMIVIEQNGLKVIVEAAKAHTGNTSVLSELCATLSRLTVRNEFCQDIVDLGGLQFMITLLADSLDCQELVKQVLSALKGIAGNDDVKDAVVNAGGAELIVMAMNRHMSNAQVCEQGCAALCVLALRKPNNCKVIMDSGGALAALQAMKTHPTDVNVQKQSCMLLRNLVARTRDYSQMILEMGAEALITQALAAHRDCDDVGRAALRDLGCQVELRELWTGKKGSLSR encoded by the exons ATGGCCAAACGCAGAATAACCCAGGACACATTTGATGCTGTGGTCAGAGAAAACATTGAAGAGTTTGACATGGAGGGCAGTGAAGCATTGAATGAAGCTATTGAGCAGTTTGAGTCTCAAG GTGTGGACCTCAGCAGCATCATTAAAGCCATTCCAAAAGTTTCTTCTGAAGAAAACACAGAGGAACAAACTCATGAGGTTCTGAAG GCTTTAGAGTCACTGAAATCTGCATCGTCCACATCGCTGCTGGATGATCTAAAGCTCTTCACCCAGCAGTGTTCACTCGGCTTCGCTCAGAGATACCTGGCAGCACAGAAGGAAGCGTATCCCACAATCCTCGCTTGTTGTCAGAGAACTAGGGAGGAGAAAGAGAGTCTCTCTGTCGCACTTGAAGCACTCTCGGCGCTTACGGACGGCCAACCCGATCTCCTGGACGCGGAAGGACGGGAGTTTTTGATCAGTACTTTAAGCGAGCACAGGACGGACCCCGCTCTCACCTGTCTGTGCATTCGTATCGTGCGGCACTTCTGTCTGAAACATGAGAACAACAGACAGGCTTTGGTCAAGGCGGGTGTGTTGCCGCTGCTCACCGCAAGCATCACGAGCCACATGCAACGTCCCGAGGTCGTGAGGGAAGCCTGTGGCGCGCTGAGGATCATGACCTTTGATGATGATGTGCGTGTTCCTTTTGGTCAAGCCCATGAACATGCCAGGATGATCGTGATAGAGCAAAACGGACTGAAGGTCATTGTTGAAGCAGCTAAAG CTCATACGGGGAACACGTCAGTGCTCAGTGAACTGTGTGCCACTTTGTCCCGACTAACGGTGAGAAACGAATTCTGTCAGGACATCGTTGACCTGGGAGGACTGCAATTCATGATAACATTGCTGGCTGACAGTTTAGACTGTCAG gAGCTTGTGAAGCAGGTGCTTAGTGCATTGAAGGGCATCGCAGGAAATGATGACGTCAAAGATGCCGTTGTGAATGCGGGCGGGGCAGAACTCATCGTCATGGCCATGAACCGCCACATGTCCAATGCACAG GTGTGTGAACAGGGATGTGCTGCACTGTGTGTTCTGGCTCTGCGTAAACCCAATAACTGTAAGGTCATCATGGATAGCGGTGgagctctggctgccctgcaGGCTATGAAAACTCATCCAACTGATGTCAATGTACAG AAACAGTCGTGTATGCTGCTGAGGAACCTGGTGGCTCGTACACGTGACTACAGTCAGATGATATTGGAGATGGGAGCGGAGGCGCTGATAACACAGGCTTTGGCCGCTCACAGGGACTGCGATGACGTGGGTCGAGCCGCTCTCAGAGATCTCGGCTGCCAGGTTGAACTGCGAGAACTGTGGACGGGCAAGAAGGGAAGTCTGAGCCGTTGA